The following proteins come from a genomic window of Myroides odoratus DSM 2801:
- a CDS encoding alpha/beta hydrolase family protein, with the protein MKYLLCLFTLLIVNLVGAVNPIKEYVDDPVNSNFKYEEVRIKTPDGYALNTWILYAKEEKKLNRTLVLAYGDTGNMSYWLRQVIEVVNQGYHVVLFDYRGFGESDAFPLEEDQLYYDEFATDLQAVVAYTKSKFQTKIGVWALSTGTLAAVLAYDVEPYDYLIADGFMVSPKAIVAKLDGFLEKEIKLPEQARDYDKALTRLSIPVLFFAGDRDGLTTVHESNRVKPLNVKSQVVIFKGGHLQGFQAMTNTYHGQGYIEAINSFYDKTFEK; encoded by the coding sequence ATGAAATATTTACTTTGTTTATTTACTTTGTTGATTGTGAATCTAGTGGGAGCTGTAAATCCGATAAAGGAATATGTAGATGATCCCGTAAATTCAAATTTTAAATATGAAGAGGTTCGCATTAAAACCCCTGATGGGTACGCGTTAAATACGTGGATCTTATATGCGAAGGAAGAGAAAAAACTAAATCGAACGTTGGTTTTAGCTTATGGTGATACGGGAAATATGTCCTATTGGTTGAGACAAGTCATAGAAGTAGTCAACCAAGGTTATCATGTAGTACTGTTTGACTATCGTGGATTTGGCGAAAGTGATGCCTTTCCTTTAGAGGAAGATCAGTTGTACTACGACGAATTTGCAACTGATTTACAAGCAGTTGTTGCTTATACAAAAAGTAAGTTTCAAACCAAGATAGGCGTTTGGGCTTTGTCTACAGGAACTCTTGCTGCTGTACTTGCCTATGATGTTGAACCCTATGATTATTTGATAGCAGATGGATTTATGGTAAGCCCCAAAGCGATTGTTGCCAAATTAGATGGATTTTTAGAGAAAGAAATAAAATTACCTGAACAAGCGCGAGATTATGATAAAGCACTTACGCGTTTATCAATTCCTGTATTGTTTTTTGCGGGAGATCGCGATGGCTTGACAACCGTACACGAGAGCAATCGTGTGAAACCTTTGAATGTTAAAAGTCAGGTGGTTATTTTTAAAGGAGGGCATTTACAAGGCTTTCAAGCCATGACAAACACGTATCACGGACAGGGATACATCGAAGCAATTAATTCTTTTTACGATAAAACTTTTGAAAAGTAG
- a CDS encoding transketolase, which yields MKPNTQQLTELTTQVRRDILRMVHAVNSGHPGGSLGCAEYLVSLYQAIMDRKETFTMDGEGEDLFFLSNGHISPVFYSVLARSGYFPVAELATFRKLNTRLQGHPCTHDKLPGVRMASGSLGQGLSVGIGAAQAKKLNKDEHLVYVLLGDGELQEGQNWEAMMYASANKIDNLIATVDLNGKQIDGPTEDVLNLGSMKAKFEAFDWTVIEIKEGNSIDAILKGYEQAKALTKQGKPVCVLLYTEMGNGVDFMMGTHAWHGKAPNDAQLEEALKQNPETSFGDY from the coding sequence ATGAAACCGAACACACAACAACTAACGGAGTTAACTACACAAGTAAGAAGAGATATTCTTAGAATGGTACATGCGGTGAATTCTGGGCATCCAGGAGGTTCATTAGGGTGTGCTGAATACCTAGTGTCTTTGTATCAAGCGATCATGGACCGCAAGGAAACATTCACAATGGATGGAGAAGGCGAAGATCTTTTCTTCTTATCGAATGGACATATTTCTCCAGTATTTTATAGTGTATTAGCACGTAGTGGATATTTCCCTGTGGCAGAATTAGCTACGTTTAGAAAGTTAAATACTAGATTGCAAGGGCATCCTTGTACACATGATAAACTACCAGGTGTACGTATGGCTTCAGGATCTTTAGGACAAGGATTGTCTGTGGGAATTGGAGCAGCTCAAGCAAAAAAATTAAATAAAGACGAGCATTTAGTTTATGTACTCTTAGGAGATGGTGAACTTCAAGAAGGTCAAAATTGGGAAGCGATGATGTATGCTTCTGCTAATAAAATCGATAACTTAATTGCAACAGTTGATTTAAACGGTAAACAAATCGATGGACCAACAGAAGATGTATTGAATTTAGGTTCTATGAAAGCTAAGTTTGAGGCATTTGATTGGACTGTAATCGAAATCAAAGAAGGGAATTCAATTGATGCTATTCTAAAAGGATACGAACAAGCAAAAGCTTTGACTAAACAAGGTAAACCAGTTTGTGTGTTGTTGTATACAGAAATGGGGAATGGTGTTGATTTTATGATGGGAACACATGCTTGGCATGGAAAAGCACCGAACGATGCACAGTTAGAAGAAGCTTTAAAACAAAATCCAGAAACTTCATTTGGAGATTATTAA
- a CDS encoding ABC transporter ATP-binding protein produces the protein MLQTKDLTIGYSQGKKPTPPIQKELNLQLKSQTLTTLLGINGIGKSTLIRTLTGHLQPLQGMITLNGRDFTSYSAAERAKEISVVLTDPIPHSNLSVLEVLQISRIPYIDWKSTPTKEDTYWIEKAIDLTAIAAFIQQPLLNLSDGQLQRVFIARALAQNTPLIILDEPASHLDLNHKVKLYQLLQQLTQQENKTILFSSHDIELALQFADEAIVLQPHGYMQNTIENLTSNGVFDHFFEDDILQFDRDTKRFTLAL, from the coding sequence ATGCTACAAACGAAGGACTTAACGATTGGATACTCCCAAGGAAAAAAGCCAACACCTCCCATTCAAAAAGAGCTCAATCTTCAGCTAAAGTCTCAAACTTTAACTACTTTGCTCGGCATCAATGGTATTGGTAAATCAACCTTGATTCGAACTTTAACAGGGCATCTCCAACCTTTGCAAGGCATGATTACGTTAAATGGTCGAGATTTTACTTCGTATTCTGCAGCTGAACGCGCCAAAGAAATCAGCGTTGTTTTAACCGATCCTATTCCCCATTCCAATTTAAGTGTATTAGAAGTCTTGCAAATTAGTAGAATTCCCTATATCGACTGGAAATCTACTCCTACTAAAGAAGATACTTATTGGATTGAAAAAGCAATTGACCTTACTGCTATAGCTGCTTTCATTCAGCAACCTTTACTGAATTTAAGTGATGGACAATTACAACGCGTTTTCATTGCACGAGCATTGGCTCAAAATACACCTTTGATTATCTTAGACGAACCTGCGAGCCATTTGGACTTGAATCACAAAGTGAAGCTATACCAATTATTACAACAACTCACACAACAAGAAAATAAAACCATTCTCTTTTCTAGTCACGATATTGAACTAGCCCTTCAATTTGCTGACGAAGCGATTGTACTTCAACCTCATGGTTATATGCAAAACACCATTGAAAACTTAACTTCCAATGGTGTTTTTGATCATTTTTTTGAAGATGACATCCTCCAATTTGACAGAGACACAAAGCGCTTTACTCTTGCTCTGTAG
- a CDS encoding transketolase family protein, with the protein MKKYTNTGSKDTRSGFGAGLTELGQKNENVVALCADLIGSLKMDDFKKNHPERFFQVGIAEANMIGIAAGMTIGGKIPFTGTFANFSTGRVYDQIRQSVAYSEKNVKICASHAGLTLGEDGATHQILEDIGLMKMLPGMTVINTCDYNQTKAATLAIAEHDGPVYLRFGRPVVPNFMPADEKFEIGKAVLLQEGKDVTIVATGHLVWEALLAAETLEAKGITAEVINIHTIKPLDEEAILRSVAKTGCIVTAEEHNFLGGLGESVARVLALNNPLPQEFVAVQDTFGESGTPDELMEKYGLKAANIVAKAETVINRKFKR; encoded by the coding sequence ATGAAAAAATATACGAATACAGGAAGTAAAGATACGCGTTCAGGTTTTGGAGCTGGACTTACAGAATTAGGACAAAAAAACGAAAACGTAGTTGCCTTATGTGCAGATTTGATCGGATCGTTGAAAATGGACGATTTTAAAAAGAATCATCCAGAGCGTTTCTTTCAAGTGGGAATTGCAGAAGCAAATATGATTGGAATTGCAGCGGGGATGACAATTGGTGGGAAAATTCCTTTCACAGGAACATTTGCTAACTTTTCAACAGGACGTGTGTATGATCAAATTCGTCAATCTGTAGCATACTCGGAGAAAAATGTAAAAATTTGTGCTTCACACGCAGGATTAACGTTAGGAGAAGATGGGGCTACACACCAAATCTTAGAAGATATTGGATTAATGAAAATGTTGCCAGGAATGACTGTAATTAATACATGCGATTACAATCAAACAAAAGCAGCTACTTTAGCTATTGCAGAACATGATGGACCTGTGTATTTGCGTTTTGGTCGTCCTGTAGTGCCTAACTTTATGCCAGCGGACGAAAAGTTTGAAATTGGTAAAGCGGTTCTTTTACAAGAAGGAAAAGATGTTACAATTGTTGCAACTGGACATTTAGTTTGGGAAGCTTTACTAGCAGCAGAAACGTTAGAAGCAAAAGGAATTACAGCGGAAGTAATCAATATCCACACCATTAAACCATTAGATGAAGAAGCTATTTTGCGTTCTGTTGCTAAAACAGGATGTATTGTTACCGCTGAGGAACATAACTTCTTAGGAGGGTTAGGAGAAAGCGTAGCTAGAGTTTTAGCTTTAAACAATCCGTTACCACAAGAATTTGTTGCTGTACAAGACACTTTTGGTGAATCAGGTACTCCTGATGAATTAATGGAGAAATACGGTCTAAAAGCGGCTAATATTGTAGCAAAAGCAGAAACTGTTATCAATAGAAAATTCAAAAGATAA
- a CDS encoding cation diffusion facilitator family transporter, with translation MSSKANENYQFQKIIAIVGVLLFIIKLVAWYMTRSVAIFTDALESVVNVISGFIGLYSLYLSAQPRDRNHPYGHGKVEFISATIEGGLIIMAGIAIIFEAVRNLINPQPIGQLDYGIYLVAITAIVNFILGWYAIKKGKTNKSLALVASGKHLQSDTYSTLGIIIGLLLLYFTNLHWLDGAVALVFAFIIIVTGYKIVRGAVSGIMDETDEALLEEVVAYLEHNRKENWIDLHNMRIIKYGSVLHFDCHMTVPWYFTIVEGHKEVELLEKEISEHFGDDLELFVHMDDCKTFSCSICSKQDCPFRKEPFVKQIKWTIENVSKNKRHTCTTEQE, from the coding sequence ATGAGTAGTAAAGCAAATGAGAATTACCAATTTCAGAAAATAATAGCAATTGTAGGGGTACTCTTGTTTATTATCAAGCTAGTTGCCTGGTATATGACTCGATCTGTAGCGATTTTTACAGATGCTTTGGAAAGTGTAGTGAATGTGATTAGCGGCTTTATCGGTTTATATAGCTTATATCTTTCAGCACAACCTCGAGATCGAAATCACCCTTATGGACATGGGAAAGTGGAATTTATTTCTGCAACAATTGAGGGAGGGCTGATTATTATGGCAGGTATTGCTATTATTTTTGAAGCTGTACGCAATTTAATTAATCCTCAGCCTATTGGACAATTGGATTATGGAATTTATTTAGTTGCCATTACTGCAATTGTGAATTTTATTTTAGGTTGGTATGCTATTAAAAAAGGAAAAACAAATAAATCGTTAGCTTTAGTTGCTAGTGGAAAACATTTGCAATCTGATACCTATTCCACCTTAGGAATTATTATCGGTTTATTGTTGCTGTATTTTACTAATTTACACTGGCTGGATGGGGCGGTTGCTCTAGTTTTTGCTTTTATTATAATTGTAACAGGATATAAAATTGTTCGTGGTGCTGTTTCAGGTATTATGGATGAAACAGATGAGGCTTTACTAGAAGAGGTTGTAGCATATTTAGAACACAATAGGAAAGAAAATTGGATTGATTTGCACAATATGCGTATCATTAAATATGGAAGTGTTTTGCATTTCGATTGCCATATGACTGTCCCTTGGTATTTTACAATTGTTGAAGGACACAAGGAAGTCGAATTGTTAGAAAAGGAGATAAGTGAACACTTTGGTGATGATTTAGAACTCTTTGTGCACATGGATGATTGCAAGACATTTTCATGTAGTATATGCAGCAAACAAGATTGCCCATTTAGAAAAGAACCTTTCGTCAAACAAATTAAGTGGACAATAGAAAACGTTTCAAAAAATAAACGACATACTTGTACTACAGAGCAAGAGTAA
- the pepT gene encoding peptidase T codes for MQHIIDRFISYVTVDTESDPSSQTCPSTEKQWDLANKLVEELKQIGLEDVTIDENAYVMATLPSNVEHEVPTIGFIAHFDTSPDFSGANVKPQIVTNYDGGDIVLNKELNIVLSPSYFKDLLQYKGQTLITTDGTTLLGADDKAGITEIVSAMEYLVQHPEIKHGKIRIGFTPDEEIGRGAHLFDVKKFGAEWAYTMDGSQIGELEYENFNAGYAKLTFSGKSVHPGYAKGKMINSILLANKFINKLPKDEVPQKTTGYEGFFHVHTVSGSIEESVVELIIRDHNLKKYEQRKVFIDKLAKKFNKKHNKKFGGPIVSCEIGDQYFNMKQKVEPVMHIVDTAEQAMKDLGIKPLIKAIRGGTDGSQLSYMGLPCPNIFAGGHNFHGKYEYVPVESMVKATEVIVKIAELTATNAAK; via the coding sequence ATGCAACATATTATTGATCGTTTCATCAGTTATGTAACTGTTGATACTGAGTCTGATCCTTCTTCTCAAACCTGTCCAAGTACTGAAAAGCAATGGGATTTAGCAAACAAATTAGTTGAAGAACTAAAACAAATTGGTCTAGAAGACGTAACAATAGATGAAAACGCATATGTGATGGCTACTTTGCCAAGCAATGTAGAGCACGAAGTACCTACGATTGGTTTTATTGCGCACTTTGACACTTCACCTGATTTTTCTGGTGCAAATGTAAAACCGCAAATTGTAACTAACTACGATGGTGGGGATATCGTTTTAAACAAAGAACTAAACATTGTTTTATCACCTTCATACTTTAAAGATCTATTACAATATAAAGGTCAAACGTTAATCACTACTGATGGAACTACTTTACTAGGAGCAGACGACAAAGCTGGAATTACAGAGATTGTTTCAGCTATGGAGTATTTGGTACAACATCCAGAAATCAAACACGGAAAAATTCGAATTGGCTTTACACCAGATGAAGAAATCGGACGTGGAGCACACTTATTTGATGTAAAGAAATTTGGTGCTGAATGGGCTTACACAATGGATGGAAGTCAAATTGGAGAATTAGAATACGAAAACTTCAACGCAGGATATGCGAAATTGACGTTCTCTGGAAAAAGTGTTCACCCTGGATATGCAAAAGGAAAAATGATTAACTCTATTCTTTTAGCAAACAAATTCATCAATAAATTACCAAAAGATGAAGTGCCTCAAAAAACAACTGGATATGAAGGATTTTTCCACGTACACACAGTAAGTGGAAGTATCGAAGAATCAGTAGTTGAGTTGATTATCCGCGATCATAACTTGAAAAAATACGAGCAGAGAAAAGTATTTATTGACAAGTTAGCGAAGAAATTCAACAAAAAACACAACAAAAAATTTGGTGGACCTATTGTTTCTTGTGAAATCGGAGATCAGTATTTCAATATGAAACAAAAAGTAGAACCTGTAATGCATATTGTTGATACAGCAGAACAAGCGATGAAAGATTTAGGTATTAAGCCTCTTATCAAAGCAATTCGCGGTGGAACTGATGGATCTCAATTATCTTATATGGGATTACCATGTCCTAATATTTTTGCAGGTGGACATAACTTCCATGGGAAGTATGAATATGTACCTGTAGAAAGCATGGTAAAAGCTACAGAAGTAATCGTTAAGATTGCTGAGCTAACAGCTACTAATGCAGCTAAATAA
- a CDS encoding pseudouridine synthase, with the protein MEHRHFLLYKPHGYISQFIYEKKRTKKKLGELFDFPEGTMAIGRLDENSEGLLLLTTDGMTSERVRGEKYEKEYYAQVDGQITDEAIDLLRKGVEIGVKGEKYVTKECEVEGLSAVPNWIGVGRRIRDERHGPTSWIRIVLTEGKFRQVRKMTANVGFPTLRLVRVRIGDITLEGLQVGEVKEVSRV; encoded by the coding sequence ATGGAACACAGACATTTTCTCCTGTATAAGCCTCATGGATATATCAGCCAATTTATTTACGAGAAAAAGAGAACAAAAAAGAAACTAGGAGAATTATTTGACTTCCCAGAGGGCACTATGGCTATTGGGCGTTTAGATGAAAATTCAGAAGGGTTGCTGTTGTTGACTACGGATGGAATGACAAGTGAGCGCGTACGTGGTGAAAAATATGAAAAAGAATACTATGCTCAAGTTGATGGTCAAATCACAGATGAAGCAATTGATCTATTGCGAAAAGGAGTGGAAATTGGTGTCAAAGGGGAAAAGTATGTTACAAAAGAGTGCGAAGTTGAAGGCCTGTCAGCAGTGCCTAATTGGATTGGTGTAGGACGAAGAATACGCGATGAAAGACATGGGCCAACAAGTTGGATACGCATTGTACTAACAGAAGGAAAGTTTAGGCAAGTCAGAAAAATGACAGCGAATGTTGGATTTCCTACTTTGCGATTGGTTCGCGTTCGAATCGGAGATATTACATTAGAAGGATTACAAGTAGGGGAAGTAAAAGAAGTTTCAAGAGTATAA
- a CDS encoding methyltransferase domain-containing protein, with the protein MDIWIMKSMTKMLNKSYWEDRYQNKEDFWNAKSITTPLKEYIDQLEDKSVHILVPGVGHGHELVYLLKQGFTQSVGVDFTTMAFEQTIENEPSITKDVVVLADFFQHQGKYDLILEQTFFCSLPIEKRKDYVQKMHELLQPEGKLVGLLFDTTFDLDTPPYGGNREEYLALFEPYFTIEVMERAFNSIKPRQDRELFIILKKKIWHKKSF; encoded by the coding sequence ATGGATATTTGGATCATGAAGAGTATGACGAAGATGTTGAATAAATCGTATTGGGAAGATCGATATCAAAATAAAGAGGATTTTTGGAATGCAAAGTCCATTACTACCCCTTTGAAAGAGTATATCGATCAGTTAGAAGATAAATCAGTACACATATTGGTTCCTGGAGTTGGACATGGGCATGAATTAGTTTATTTACTCAAGCAGGGATTTACCCAAAGTGTTGGCGTAGATTTTACAACAATGGCCTTTGAGCAAACAATCGAAAATGAACCCAGTATTACTAAAGATGTAGTTGTTCTAGCAGATTTTTTCCAGCACCAAGGCAAGTATGACTTAATTCTAGAGCAAACGTTTTTTTGTTCTCTTCCTATAGAAAAAAGAAAAGATTACGTTCAAAAAATGCATGAGTTACTTCAACCAGAAGGAAAATTAGTAGGATTGTTATTTGATACTACATTTGACCTTGATACACCACCTTATGGTGGCAATAGAGAAGAGTATTTAGCGCTATTTGAACCTTATTTTACCATTGAGGTTATGGAACGAGCATTCAATTCCATAAAACCCAGACAAGATCGAGAATTGTTTATTATATTAAAGAAAAAGATATGGCACAAAAAATCATTTTAA
- a CDS encoding RNA-binding S4 domain-containing protein → MRIDKYLWCVRYYKTRNIATEACKKGHITVNGQTVKPSREVFPTDKITLRRDQIVYKLTVLDVPQSRVGAKLVDIYRKDETPAEAFEHLDLLRQTKEYYRAKGTGRPTKKDRRDIDGYLDHEEYDEDVE, encoded by the coding sequence ATGCGTATTGACAAGTATTTGTGGTGTGTACGGTATTATAAAACAAGAAATATAGCGACTGAAGCTTGTAAGAAGGGACATATTACAGTAAACGGACAAACAGTAAAGCCTTCACGTGAAGTTTTTCCTACAGATAAAATCACATTGAGAAGGGACCAAATAGTCTATAAGTTAACGGTATTAGATGTACCTCAAAGTAGAGTTGGTGCTAAATTGGTTGATATTTATCGCAAAGATGAGACGCCAGCGGAGGCTTTTGAACATTTAGACTTACTCCGTCAAACCAAAGAATATTATCGAGCGAAAGGAACGGGACGACCGACGAAAAAAGATCGAAGAGATATCGATGGATATTTGGATCATGAAGAGTATGACGAAGATGTTGAATAA
- a CDS encoding toxic anion resistance protein, producing MEKDIQQMRAENAVSEVKVEFTPEEIVKIENYKKSIDLTNTTQVIQYGSSSQLKASSFATEILKQVQTRDLGETSGILVSLREEVKSFEGIANKKSFFPFLDTLKKKIARLQAQYSKVETNINGIELQLERHYKLMMKDVAMFDKLFDENKNYFKELSLYIAAGDEKLQELNTIELPRAKAEVEQEQDPAKIQAYKDLEQQVIRFDRKVHDLKLTRMIILQSSPQIRMVQNNSLMLMEKLQSSIVNTIPLWKNQMILTLGIARSQQALSAQQAITDATNELLTRNSEMLKDSTVKIAKETERGIVDIETIRKVNADIISTIDEIVRIQEEGKGKRRAVEIELIEQESELKKHLIGNATATSK from the coding sequence ATGGAAAAAGATATTCAACAAATGCGCGCTGAAAATGCAGTGTCTGAAGTTAAAGTAGAATTTACACCAGAGGAAATAGTTAAAATTGAAAACTATAAAAAGAGTATTGATTTAACGAATACGACCCAAGTGATTCAATATGGATCAAGTAGTCAATTAAAAGCAAGTTCTTTCGCGACTGAGATTTTAAAACAAGTACAAACGAGGGATTTGGGAGAAACGTCAGGAATATTAGTTTCTTTACGAGAAGAGGTAAAATCATTTGAAGGAATTGCAAATAAGAAAAGTTTTTTTCCTTTTTTGGATACCTTAAAGAAAAAAATAGCTCGTTTGCAAGCGCAATACAGCAAGGTTGAAACAAATATTAATGGAATAGAACTACAATTGGAGCGTCATTATAAGTTAATGATGAAAGATGTGGCTATGTTTGATAAACTCTTTGATGAGAATAAAAATTACTTCAAGGAGTTGTCTTTATATATAGCTGCAGGAGATGAGAAATTACAGGAACTAAATACAATCGAATTGCCAAGAGCTAAGGCTGAAGTTGAGCAAGAACAAGATCCTGCGAAAATTCAGGCGTATAAAGATTTGGAACAACAAGTGATTCGCTTCGATCGAAAAGTACACGATTTGAAATTGACACGCATGATTATCCTTCAATCTTCTCCACAGATTCGAATGGTGCAAAATAATAGTTTAATGTTGATGGAAAAACTGCAATCGAGTATTGTTAATACTATTCCTTTGTGGAAAAATCAGATGATTTTGACCTTGGGAATTGCGCGATCACAACAAGCATTAAGCGCTCAACAAGCTATAACTGATGCAACAAATGAATTGTTGACTAGAAATAGCGAAATGTTGAAAGATTCAACGGTTAAAATTGCAAAAGAAACGGAGCGAGGAATTGTAGATATTGAAACAATTCGCAAAGTAAATGCGGATATTATTAGTACGATAGATGAAATTGTTCGCATTCAAGAAGAAGGAAAAGGAAAACGTAGAGCGGTTGAAATCGAATTAATTGAACAAGAAAGTGAATTAAAGAAACACTTGATAGGAAACGCTACAGCAACTAGCAAGTAA